In Pleuronectes platessa chromosome 4, fPlePla1.1, whole genome shotgun sequence, the following proteins share a genomic window:
- the LOC128438734 gene encoding radial spoke head 14 homolog: MSRDTGDQLDPGRAPVAFGLRAVPRLFEELQQPGSGSRRRALASLCGLMLDPERLHQTVSGGFLEQLKVLLKDEDPSVRGETCKLLHLLSGHSVGREALLSSSLLPPLSQLLDDQSSSCRTNVHRVLNRLTLLPAGADALLSLVPKLMLKLKEEEEEEEVQVLLLSTLSCVSRLDALPALSSDGVSLVGHKLSHRSLSVRREAAAAMMALSVPEDGKCQVCEKAVLPVVVGLLQEEDVEIQANAAGVIMYTVIITAGKQQCLDLDVVPVLLRLLSNQRREEDEEAQRRRRRKALVVYTLRALTSLAEAPDGRRLLLEQLPLLERQSEATEEDQDIQRAAQTLVRAVTWTP; this comes from the exons ATGTCCCGGGACACAGGGGATCAACTGGACCCGGGCCGGGCTCCGGTGGCCTTCGGGCTCCGGGCCGTGCCGCGGCTGttcgaggagctgcagcagccgggCAGCGGCAGCCGGCGCCGGGCTCTGGCTTCTCTCTGCGGCCTGATGCTGGACCCGGAGCGGCTCCACCAGACCGTCAGTGGAG gttTCTTGGAGCAGCTGAAGGTTTTGCTAAAGGATGAAGATCCGTCAGTCAGAGGAGaaacctgcaaactgcttcACCTGCTGAGCGGCCACAGCGTCGGCAG GGAGgcgctgctctcctcctccctcctcccccccctctctcagctTCTGGACGACCAATCGTCCTCCTGCAGGACAAACGTCCACCGGGTCCTGAACCGTCTCACCCTGTTGCCTGCAG GTGCAGACGCTCTCCTGTCTCTGGTTCCTAAACTGATGCTGAAGctcaaagaggaagaggaggaagaggaagtgcagGTGCTCCTCCTCTCTACCCTCAGCTGCGTCTCCAGGCTGGACGCTCTTCCAGCTCTGTCCTCTGATGGCGTCTCGCTGGTTGGACACAAACTGTCCCACCGCTCGCTGAGCGTCCGCAGAGAGGCGGCTGCAGCCATGATGGCCCTCAG TGTTCCTGAGGACGGGAAGTGTCAGGTGTGTGAGAAGGCGGTACTTCCTGTCGTGGTTGGGCTGCTGCAGGAAGAAGACGTTGAGATTCAGGCAAACGCTGCAGGAGTCATCATGTACACAGtgatcatcactgcag GGAAGCAGCAGTGTCTGGACCTGGACGTCGTCCCCGTCCTCCTCCGCCTGCTCTCCAACCAGAGAcgggaggaagacgaggaggcgcagaggaggcggaggaggaaggCCCTCGTCGTGTACACCCTGCGGGCGCTGACCTCGCTGGCTGAGGCTCCAGACGGCCGGCGCCTCCTGCTGGagcagctccccctgctggagaGGCAGAGCGAGGCCACAGAGGAGGACCAGGACATCCAGCGAGCTGCTCAGACCCTCGTCAGGGCCGTCACCTGGACCCCCTGA